The segment GGATGCAGCACCTCGCCGTTTTCCGCGCGGCAGGCCGCCGGATCGACGCCCCATTGCTTCGCCGCCGCACTGACGAGCAGCGTGCGCGCGGTCGCGCCCGCCTGGCGCATCGGCTCCCACGCGTAGCGGATCGACGTCGAGCCGCCGGTGAGCTGGCCGCCGAGCAGCGGGTCGAAGAACAGCTTCTCGTTGGGCGGCGCATGGTCGAGCGTCACGTTCGACAGCGGCACCTCGAGCTCATCGGCGATCAGCATCGGCAGCGACGTGTAGACGCCTTGCCCCATCTCGACCTTCGGCATCACGAGCGTAACCTGCCCGTTGCGGTCGATCTGCACGAACGCATTCGGCGCGAACACGCCGGGGCGCGGCGCCTCGTTCGCATTGCCGCCGATCACCGAGCGCCGCGCATCGCCGCCCGCCGCCGGCACGCTGAAGCCGAGCAGCAATCCGCCGCCCGCGGCCGCACCGAGCGTCATGCCGAACTTGAGGAACGTGCGGCGCGACAAGCCCGCATTTGCCTGGCCGGCTTCGATCAGTCCTCGCGACATGTCAGGCCTCCTTCGCGGCCTGCTTGATCGCCGCGCGAACCCGGTTGTAGGTGCCGCAGCGGCAGATGTTGCCGGCCATCGCGGCGTCGATGTCGGCGTCGTTCGGGTGCGGGTTCGACGCGATCAGCGCGGCGGCGGCCATCACCTGGCCCGACTGGCAATAGCCGCACTGGACGACGTCGAGCTCGCGCCACGCCTGCTGCACCTTGCGCCCGGCCGGCGTCGCGCCGACCGCCTCGATCGTCGTGATCCTGCGCTCGCCGACCGCCGCGACCGGCAGCACGCACGCGCGCGCCGCGACGCCGTCGAGATGCACGGTGCACGCGCCGCACTGCGCGATGCCGCAGCCGAATTTCGTGCCGGTCAGGCCGACGAGATCGCGCAGCACCCAGAGGAGCGGCATGTCGGCGGGCGCGTCGACCGCATGGACCGCGCCGTTGATGTTCAGGTTGATCATTCAGCCTCCGGGCTGGCGTAGTGTGGAGACGGCGCGGCGCGCGCGCCGACGGCTTACGA is part of the Burkholderia ubonensis subsp. mesacidophila genome and harbors:
- a CDS encoding (2Fe-2S)-binding protein; its protein translation is MINLNINGAVHAVDAPADMPLLWVLRDLVGLTGTKFGCGIAQCGACTVHLDGVAARACVLPVAAVGERRITTIEAVGATPAGRKVQQAWRELDVVQCGYCQSGQVMAAAALIASNPHPNDADIDAAMAGNICRCGTYNRVRAAIKQAAKEA